The proteins below are encoded in one region of Phaseolus vulgaris cultivar G19833 chromosome 1, P. vulgaris v2.0, whole genome shotgun sequence:
- the LOC137815698 gene encoding uncharacterized protein, giving the protein MDKLQRLQQKNMSVEEYRQKMELYMMRASIREEETTTISRDLNVFIQLCIKVEQQNLRKGSSRKESSYSNSYSKKQYRRESEDSLSKDKPKETPKSVGKDVSTSQPRNRNIQCFKCFGRGHIASQCPNRRTMILRERDEYSSQDDESSWEEEKEDSKVAYPCEGELMMIRRTLNNHPSVNHETQRENIFHARCKVLENICSLIVDSGSCCNCCSTRMVEKLNLQLLPHPKPYKLQWINEDGELTVDKRVKVSLTVGNYNDEILCDVVPMEACHILLGRPWQFYKKAMHNGLTNEITFTHKENKFLLYPLTPSKVMSALFCEDSVVFLDFIVNKNGVHDDPEKIKAIQEWPTPQNVGDVRSFHGLASFYRRFVPNFSSLASPLNELVKKDTPFCWTEKHEQAFQRLKAKLINAPILALPNFSKTFELECDASGVGIGVVLLQGGHPIAYFSEKLHGAALNYPTYDKELYALVRALQTWEDYLVSKDLPYIVIMGL; this is encoded by the exons atggacaagcttcaaagactccaacaaaagaacatgagtgtagaggagtataggcaaaagatggagctttacatgatgagagcctctattagggaggaagaaaccaccaccatatctag GGACTTGAATGTTTTTATCCAACTTTGTAtaaaagttgagcaacaaaatttgagaaaaggATCAAGTCGCAAGGAGAGTTCTTACTCTAACTCTTATTCCAAGAAACAATATAGAAGAGAAAGCGAGGATAGTCTTTCAAAAGATAAACCCAAAGAAACTCCCAAAAGTGTAGGAAAAGATGTGTCTACCTCACAACCCCGCAATAGAAATATCCAGTGCTTTAAGTGTTTTGGTAGAGGTCATATAGCATCCCAATGCCCAAATAGGAGAACCATGATCTTAAGAGAGAGGGATGAGTATAGCAGCCAAGATGACGAGTCTAGTtgggaagaagagaaagaagatagTAAGGTGGCATATCCTTGTGAGGGAGAATTAATGATGATcagaagaaccctcaacaatcaccctagtgTGAAccatgaaacacaaagagagaacatctttcatgcaagatgtaaagttttagaaaacatttgttctctcattgtggatagtggttcttgctgcaattgttgtagcactaggatggttgaaaaacTTAATCTACAATTATtacctcatccaaaaccttacaaacttcaatggatcaatgaagatggggaactaACTGTAGACAAGCGAGTAAAAGTTAGTCTTACTGTGGGGAACTATAATGATGagattttatgtgatgtagtacccatGGAAGCCTGTCATATCTTATTGGGAAGACCATGGCAATTTTATAAGAAAGCTATGCATAATGGTCTTACCAATGAGATTACTTTTACTCATaaggaaaataaatttttactttatCCTTTAACACCCTCAAAAGTG ATGAGTGCACTTTTTTGTGAAGATAGTGTAGTGTTTTTAGATTTTATAGTaaacaaaaatggggtacatgatgaccccgagaaaataaaagccatccaagagtggccaaccccacaaaatgtaggagatgttaggagctTTCATGGTCTAGCGAGTTTCTATAGGAGATTTGttcctaacttctcaagtctagcttcaccactcaatgagttagtgaaaaaagacactccattttgttggacagagaagcatgagcaagcctttcaaaggttgaaagctAAACTCAttaatgcacccattctagctttaccaaacttttccaaaacttttgagctagagtgtgatgcatcgggagtaggaataggtgttgtgttgttgcaaggtgggcacccaattgcatattttagtgaaaaacttcatggtgcCGCCCTCAACTATCcaacctatgacaaagagctttatgcacttgtgagggccctACAAACTTGGGAAGACTATCTAGTCTCAAAAGATTTGccatacatagtgatcatgggTCTTTGA